In Phacochoerus africanus isolate WHEZ1 chromosome 14, ROS_Pafr_v1, whole genome shotgun sequence, one genomic interval encodes:
- the MNT gene encoding max-binding protein MNT has protein sequence MSIETLLEAARFLEWQAQQQQRAREEQERLRLERELEQEQKKASSLARLAHALPVEETRIEAPPLPLSPPAPPPAPPPPLATPTPLTVIPIPVVTNSPQPLPPPPPLPPTAQPLPLAPRQPALVSNPGLSIKESAPLPTRPQVPTPAPLLQDSKTTVPPTGSPKPLQPLPTPILTIAPHPGVQPQLAPQQPPQPTLGTLKLAPAEEVKSSEQKKRPGGIGTREVHNKLEKNRRAHLKECFETLKRNIPNVDDKKTSNLSVLRTALRYIQSLKRKEKEYEHEMERLAREKIAMQQRLAELKHELSQWMDVLEIDRVLRQTGQPEDDQASTSTASEGEDNIDEDMEEDQAGLGPPKLSHRPHPELPKPPPSTAPTPLPSHSHPHSQPVALSPAHLPGQQPPPQQKTPLPAPPPPPAAPAQTLVPAPAHLVAAAGGGSTVIAHTATTHASVIQTVNHVLQGPGGKHIAHIAPSAPSPAVQLAPATPPIGHITVHPATLNHVAHLGSQLPLYPQPVAVSQPVAVSHIAHTLSHQQVNGTAGLGPPATVMAKPAVGAQVVHHPQLVGQTVLNPVTMVTMPSFPVSTLKLA, from the exons ATGAGCATAGAGACGCTACTGGAGGCGGCCCGCTTCCTGGAATGGCAAGCGCAGCAACAACAGAGAGCACGTG AGGAACAGGAGCGGCTTCGCTTGGAGCGGGAGCTGGAGCAGGAGCAGAAGAAGGCCAGCAGCCTGGCTAGGCTGGCCCATGCCCTGCCTGTGGAGGAAACCCGCATCGAGGCACCACCCCTGCCTCTGTcgcccccagcaccccctccGGCACCTCCACCACCACTGGCCACTCCCACCCCACTGACTGTCATTCCTATTCCAGTAGTGACCAACTCCCCtcagcctctgcccccacccccaccactccccCCCACAGCCCAGCCTCTGCCTTTGGCACCTCGCCAGCCAGCCCTGGTTAGCAACCCCGGACTCAGCATTAAGGAGTCTGCCCCCCTTCCCACCAGGCCACAGGTGCCCACTCCTGCTCCCCTACTGCAGGACTCCAAGACCACCGTTCCGCCCACTGGCAGCCCCAAGCCTTTGcagcccctccccacacccaTCCTGACCATAGCACCACACCCCGGAGTCCAGCCGCAGCTGGCCCCCCAGCAGCCACCCCAACCCACTCTGGGGACCCTGAAGCTGGCACCAGCTGAAGAAGTCAAATCCAGCGAACAGAAGAAGAGGCCTGGGGG GATCGGAACCAGAGAAGTCCACAACAAATTGGAGAAGAACAG GAGGGCCCATCTGAAAGAATGCTTTGAGACCCTGAAACGCAACATCCCCAACGTGGACGACAAGAAGACGTCGAATCTGAGCGTTTTGCGGACTGCCCTGCGGTACATCCAG TCcctgaagaggaaggagaaggaatatGAGCATGAGATGGAGCGGCTGGCCCGGGAGAAGATAGCCATGCAGCAGCGGCTGGCGGAGCTCAAGCATGAGCTGAGCCAGTGGATGGACGTGCTGGAGATCGACCGCGTGCTCCGGCAGACGGGCCAGCCCGAGGACGACCAGGCCTCCACCTCCACCGCTTCCG AGGGTGAGGACAACATAGACGAGGATATGGAGGAGGACCAGGCCGGCCTGGGCCCGCCTAAGCTGAGCCATCGCCCCCACCCGGAGCTGCCGAAGCCACCGCCCAGCACGGCCCCCACGCCTCTGCCTTCCCACTcacacccccactcccagcctgTGGCCCTGtctcctgcccacctccctggGCAGCAGCCGCCGCCACAGCAGAAGACACCTCTgccggcccctcctcccccaccagctGCCCCAGCCCAGACGCTGGTGCCCGCTCCAGCCCATCTGGTGGCCGCGGCTGGGGGAGGCTCCACGGTCATCGCCCATACCGCCACCACCCACGCCTCAGTCATCCAGACTGTGAACCATGTTCTGCAGGGGCCGGGTGGCAAGCACATCGCCCACATTGCCCCCTCGGCCCCCAGCCCCGCTGTGCAGCTGGCACCCGCCACACCCCCCATTGGCCACATCACCGTGCACCCTGCCACCCTGAACCACGTGGCCCACCTTGGCTCCCAGCTCCCCTTGTACCCGCAGCCCGTGGCGGTGAGCCAGCCTGTGGCGGTGAGCCACATCGCCCACACCCTCTCACACCAGCAAGTGAATGGCACGGCCGGGCTGGGGCCCCCGGCCACTGTCATGGCTAAGCCAGCCGTGGGGGCCCAGGTGGTGCACCACCCCCAGCTGGTGGGACAGACCGTGCTCAACCCTGTGACCATGGTCACCATGCCCTCCTTCCCGGTCAGCACGCTCAAGCTGGCTTGA